The following are encoded in a window of Bacteroidota bacterium genomic DNA:
- a CDS encoding glycoside hydrolase family 97 C-terminal domain-containing protein, whose product MEETSVGDYIALARRKGNKWYIGAMTDWTPRELELNLSFLKEGTFKMEVFKDGINADRFAEDYKLKTLEVNKNSKISVQMEAGGGWAAIISKQDIN is encoded by the coding sequence ATTGAGGAAACTTCAGTTGGTGACTATATTGCACTTGCCAGAAGAAAGGGTAACAAATGGTATATTGGAGCAATGACAGACTGGACTCCAAGGGAGTTAGAACTTAATCTTTCCTTCTTAAAAGAAGGAACCTTTAAGATGGAAGTTTTTAAAGATGGTATTAATGCTGATCGATTTGCAGAAGACTATAAATTGAAGACATTAGAAGTCAACAAAAATTCTAAAATATCAGTACAAATGGAAGCTGGTGGAGGTTGGGCTGCCATAATTTCAAAGCAAGACATTAATTGA